The Pecten maximus chromosome 14, xPecMax1.1, whole genome shotgun sequence genome includes a region encoding these proteins:
- the LOC117341726 gene encoding kappa-type opioid receptor-like: MKKKDVKERKDPKGLIGNTLATIVFLSKSQRKTSCSLYLAARSLSDTGFLITLFIVCLTDLGVNIFNVDGICQVVIFLTYICGFLSVWFVVMVTVENYIRICHPFRVNQHCTVRTAKTVIGGFVFVALLLYNFPLWTTGIHVGPDGSRICARHSVYDKINQIVTYSDTVITLIVPMLMIIFLMVAIIYSILELLHRQARLKGKRQKCNERRHSSPQSKVTKLLFSVSFVFITLTLPSHVIRIQMTVKYLYFSSASVICPTMAELAIQKVFLILYYFSFSVTFWCI, from the exons atgaagaagaaagATGTAAAGGAGAGAAAAGATCCCAAA GGACTAATTGGAAATACTTTGGCCACGATAGTGTTTTTAAGTAAATCCCAACGGAAAACATCTTGTAGTCTTTATCTAGCTGCCCGGTCATTATCGGATACAGGATTTCTTATCACATTGTTTATAGTATGTCTTACGGATTTAGGTGTCAACATCTTCAATGTGGATGGAATTTGTCAGGTCGTCATCTTTTTGACTTACATTTGTGGTTTTCTATCCGTATGGTTTGTAGTAATGGTCACTGTAGAAAACTACATACGCATTTGCCACCCGTTTAGAGTAAACCAGCATTGTACAGTAAGGACAGCAAAGACTGTCATAGGAGGATTTGTATTTGTAGCGCTACTTCTTTATAATTTCCCGTTATGGACAACGGGGATACATGTTGGTCCGGATGGAAGTAGAATATGTGCTCGCCACAGTGTTTACGATAAAATCAATCAGATCGTTACATACTCTGACACGGTGATCACTCTTATTGTTCCGATGTTGATGATCATATTTCTTATGGTTGCTATTATATATAGCATTCTAGAACTTCTTCATCGACAGGCAAGGCTCAAAGGAAAGCGACAAAAATGTAATGAGAGACGCCATTCATCACCACAGAGTAAAGTGACAAAGCTTTTGTTTTCAGTGTCGTTCGTCTTTATAACGCTCACATTACCAAGTCACGTGATTCGAATTCAAATGAcagtgaaatatttatattttagttCTGCCTCGGTTATTTGTCCGACAATGGCAGAGCTAGCTATTCAGAAAGTATTTTTGATCTTATACTATTTCAGCTTTTCGGTAACATTTTGGTGTATTTAA